Below is a window of Dethiosulfovibrio russensis DNA.
ATTCAGTGACAAGCAAGATGCTGAAATTAAACGCTTGCTTGCAAAAGGAACTGTACCAGATGAACAATTAGATCTATCTGACATTCCTGAGATTACCGACTGGAGTCATGCTGTTCGCCATGGGCAATTTTATCGTCCAGTGAAGCAACAAACATCTGTTCGTCTAGATGCAGATGTACTTGCATGGTTAAAGGCTCAAGGCAAAGGCTATCAGACACGCATGAATAAAATTCTGCGTGAAGCAATGCTAGAAGATCTTAAGAATCATTGATGAAAATGGGAGCTATAGACTCCCATTTTTGCTTCGCATAAGAGATTTTATGTTAAATAATTAAATTTTTTCTATGTAAATCTGACAGTCTTACGAAGAGTAAGCTAGTAGAAATCTTTCGATATCTTCGATCATCCTGTGAACAT
It encodes the following:
- a CDS encoding BrnA antitoxin family protein, producing LIQSLTMMTVRSYESLVQGKSLKRNAINMSMVRYTRKELNEKFSDKQDAEIKRLLAKGTVPDEQLDLSDIPEITDWSHAVRHGQFYRPVKQQTSVRLDADVLAWLKAQGKGYQTRMNKILREAMLEDLKNH